ATCAACGGCTTCAAGAACAAGGTTGTGGCCGCCATCAATGCCAACACAGCCCTTGTGAATTCTCTGACGGGGGCGGGATTTCACCCCACGGGCCCCGGCGGAACCTTCGTCAGCACCGACCTCAACGGCTACCTGTTCAACACCGCGAATCCCCTCGGCGGCTACTACAGCTACCGGAACATCCTGGAATCCAAGAACGCCAGCACGCCCAAAATGGAAAAGAGGGGACTCTACCTTCAGGACCAGTGGCAGCTGGGCACCTTCACCCTGAACCCGGGAATCCGCCTCGACGACTACACCTACGTAGCCGATGACGGCAGCCGCCTCTTCAAGACGGGCTTCAATGCCGCGCCCCGAGTGGGCCTGGCCTGGGACGTGAAGGGCGATGGCCGTTCCAAGGCCTATGCCTACTACGGCCGCTACGTGGACCCCATCAAACTGGACATGGTGCGGTTCACGGGCAGCCTCACCAGTTCCGTAAACCTCGAGCAGGCCTACATCCAGAATCAATGGCTCACCTTCAACACCCGAGGCGGCAAGAAGACGCTGGACGCCGTCTTCGCCGACACCTTCAAGCTGCCAAAAACCGATGAACTGCGCCTGGGTTACACCCAGGAATTCGCCGGCAACTACAGCTTTGAGGTGGCGGGCACCTGGCGCCGGGACTTCGACATCGTCGAAGACTGGGACATCACCCTGTTCACGGATCGCACCCTCCTGGAATCTGAAGCCCGCAGCGTCTTCGGCATCGGCGCCACGCCCACACCCACGGCCGCGCAGCAGCACGCCATCGACCTCTACCGCAGCCTCTACATCGATCCCTCTTACTTCTCCGGCGGCGGCTTCACGGGCACCCAGAATGTGCAGCGGGCCAAGACCGGGGCGCTGAACTACATGCTGGGCAACCTCCCTGGTGGCGAACGCAAGTACCGCAGCCTGGAGCTCACCCTGAACCGCAAGGATGCCGACCATTGGTCGGGCTTCAGCACCCTGAGCTTCGTCCATGCCGATGGCAACAGCTACAGCTCGGGCGATGCGGGCCGTCAGGCCGACAACGCTCAGTGGGATCCGCGGCTACCCTACATGAATGGGCGCCTGGCCGGTTCCATCTCATGGGCCTTCAAGGCCTATGGCGCCTACCACTGGGACAACGGCCTTCGGGTCGGGGCCAACTTCCTGGCCTATTCAGGCTTCGCCTACGCCCGCGGCCTGGTGGGTGGTGGTCTGGATGCGGCCCCGGCCCTGGATCAGATCGACAGCCCCCGCCAGATCCACTGGACGCCGCGCTTCTACCAGCTGGATGTCCGCGTGAGCTACGGCCGGAACATCACTCAGCAGGTGCGCGGTGAAGTCTTCCTCGATCTGTTCAACGTCCTGAATCGCCAGAGCGCCACGGGCCTTGCAGAATCCAACAACCTGTGGGGCGCCGCGCCAGTGGCGGATACACCCTACCAATACCAAGCGCCCCGCAATGCCGTTCTGGGGGCCCGCGTCACGTTCTAGCATCCCCTTTCCACCGCACAGGCCCCATGCTTGGGGCCTGTGCTTGCGTTTGCCCCGCCCTCTGGAAGGCCCCATGACTGGATCTGAAACGGAATCCGCCACCCGAATCTTCGTGGATGCCGACGCCTGCCCCGTGAAGGACGAGATCTTCCGGGTGGCCACGCGCTGCAACCTGAAGGTGCTCGTGGTCTCCAATTCGCCGCTGAGGCTGCCGCGCAATCCCCTGGTGGAAGGAGTCGTGGTCGCCAAGGGTCAGTTCGATGGTGCCGATGATTGGATCGTCGAGCAGATCACGGATCGGGACATCGCGGTCACGGCAGACATCCCCCTGGCCGCCCGCTGCCTGGAGAAGGGTGCCCGGGCCCTGGATGCGAAGGGCAAGGTGTATTCGCCGGATTCCATCGGCGATGCCCTGGCCAGCCGCGAATTGATGGCGCACCTGCGGGCCATGGGAGAGATGGGAGGCGGGCCGCCCCCCTTCACGGCCCGAGACCGTTCGACCTTCCTGCAGCGGCTCGATGACCTGATCCAGGCGCTGAGGCGCTCAAGGCGTTAGACTGCACCTTAGGGCTGAGTCGGCTTCACCCTTTTTGTGATCGGATTCGCCATGGCCCGAAAGCCCAACTACAACTTCGAGAAGCGGCAAAAAGATCTGGCCCGCCAGAAGAAGAAGGAAGAGAAATTGCAAAAAAAGGCGTTGAAGAAGGACGCCCAGGGCAATGACATTCCGGAAACCGAAGGCCAGGAAGCAGGCGCGG
This sequence is a window from Geothrix sp. PMB-07. Protein-coding genes within it:
- a CDS encoding YaiI/YqxD family protein, translated to MTGSETESATRIFVDADACPVKDEIFRVATRCNLKVLVVSNSPLRLPRNPLVEGVVVAKGQFDGADDWIVEQITDRDIAVTADIPLAARCLEKGARALDAKGKVYSPDSIGDALASRELMAHLRAMGEMGGGPPPFTARDRSTFLQRLDDLIQALRRSRR